The following is a genomic window from Aquificota bacterium.
TTGTGGGTGTGGGTGATGATGCGGGAGTTTACGCATACGGAGGAAAGGTATATGTGCATACGGTAGACTTTATAACCCCTATACTAAACGACCCATACCTATGGGGTGCCATATCTACCGTCAACTCCCTAAGCGATGTTTATGCCATGGGTTGCAAGCCACTTAATGCCCTTGCCATTGTGGGCTTTAATAACTGCGACCTTGATATTGGAGTTTTAAGGGAAGTTATGAAAGGTTGTGCGGACAAGCTAAAAGAGGCTAAAACGGTATTATTGGGAGGACACACAATTGATGACAAAGAACCCAAGTTTGGTCTTGCGGTGATGGGGGTGTGTGAAGGTGGTAAATATCTCACGCAAGAGGGGGCAAAGCCCGGCGACCTTTTGGCCCTAACAAAGCCCATAGGTGTAGGCATCCTTACAAAGGCTATAAAGGAAGGAAGGCTAAAGGAGGAAGATATAAGGCATGCCATTGATTATATGCTCATGCTTAACGACAAAGCATCTTTACTTACAAGAGAGTTTGCAAGCGCTTGCACAGATGTAACGGGCTTTGGCCTTCTGGGCCATGCCTACAACATAGCAAGAAGGTCTAAGGTGAGGTTATACATAGATTTTTCAAAAGTTCCAATCTATGAAGAGTCCATGAGGTTTGTAAAAGAGAAGGTCTATCCTAAGGGAGCTATGGATAATTACAACTTTGTTAGGGATTACCTTATGGTGGAGGGCTTGGAGTCTTGGGAGCTTTTGGTTCTTTCTGACCCTGTCACCTCTGGAGGGCTACTTTTTAGCTTTCCAAGAGAAAGACTCCAAGACCTTGAAAAGAAAGCCCAAGAGCTGGGCATTAAACTTTGGATAATAGGGGGTGTGGAGGAAGGGGAAGGGCTTAGGGTCTATAAAGGTTAAACCGTCCCTTCCCTTCTTAAGTTCTCCTTTGAAATTATATAGCTCTTCCTAAGCAAGGCTCTGTTTAAAGCATCCACAAAGCCGTTCACACTTGCTCTTATTATATCCACATCCACACCCCTTCCGCTTGCCTTTACACCATCAAGCTCAATAACAAGCCTGGATTCGGCTTGGGCATCCGTGTTGGGAGTTAGGGCCTTTATGGAAAAGTCCAACAACTTTGGCTCTATGTTAAGAGCCTTTTGAATGGCCTTTATTATGGCATCCACCGGGCCATTGCCTGTAGAGGTGGCCGTCCTCTCTTCGCCTCTGAATGTTAGAACCACAGTGGCCGTAGGCAAAAGCTTATCTCCTGTTTGAACCTGATAATGCAAGACCTTTATAGGCTCCTCTTCCTCATGCTTCATAAACTCCTCATAGACCAGTGCCTCTATATCTTCTTCATATACCTCCTTTTTCTTGTCCGCCAAAGCCTTAAACTTTTCAAAGATCCTATCCAAGTCCTCCTCTGAAAACTCAAAGCCAAGCTCCTTTAGCTTGCTTTTTAGCGCATGTCTTCCAGAGTGTTTTCCCAAAACTATCCTTGTGGAAGGAAAGCCCACATCCTCTGGGGACATGATTTCATAAGTTAGAGGGTTTGCCAAAACGCCATGTTGGTGTATACCCGACTCGTGGGCAAAGGCGTTATCGCCCACCACCGCCTTGTTTGGCTGGACAAAGCTTCCCGTTATCCTGCACAATAGCCTACTGGTTTTGTATATCTCCTTTGTGTTTATGTTGGTGTATAGACCGCCAAAGAAGTCTTTCCTTACCTTGAGGGCCATAACGATCTCTTCCAAGGCTGCGTTCCCAGCCCTTTCACCTATGCCGTTTATAGTGCATTCCACCTGCCTTGCACCGTGCTTTACGGCCATAAGGGAGTTTGCCACAGCCATTCCAAGGTCATCATGACAATGGACGCTTATTATGGCCTTGTCTATGTTTGGTACATTGTTCCTTATATCCTCTATAAGCCTTGCAAACTCCTCCGGCACTGCATATCCAACCGTGTCTGGTATGTTTATCACAGTAGCTCCAGCCTTTATGGCAGTCTCTATAACCTTGTAAAGGAAATCCCTTTGGCTTCTTGTAGCATCTTCACAAGAAAACTCCACATCGTCGGTGAATTTCCTTGCAAACTCTACGGCCCTCTTTGCCCTTTCTAAGACCTCCTCTGGGGACATCCTTAGCTTATACTTCATGTGTATTTCAGAAGTGGCTATAAAGGTGTGTATCCTTTTCCTTTCCGCAGGCCGTAGGGCTTCGCCCGCCAGCTCTATATCCTTTTCCAATGCCCTTGCAAGGGAACATATAGTTGGGCCCTTTACCTCGGTAGCTATTAGATTGACAGCCTCAAAATCGCCCTTTGACGCAGCCGCAAAGCCCGCCTCTATAACATCCACCCCAAGCCTTGCCAACTGGTGTGCCATTTGGAGCTTTTCTTCTGTAGTCATAGAAAATCCCGGTGCTTGCTCTCCATCCCTTAAGGTGGTGTCAAAGATATAAACCCTTTCCATCCTTTAACCTCCTATTAAATGATAATAATTTGCAATTCATTCTTTGTCAAGGGGAAGGCAGGGTGTTTCAAAAATAGCCCGTGCTTTCACACAGACCACCGCCCCCGCCCCCTGAAGCGGGAACTTGCGCCCTTCTCGGGTCTCCCCACAAGCCCCGAAAGAGAATATCTTTCAGGACAGAGAGGTCCCTTAGGACCTTCTCAGGGGAGAGTGCAGTCAGCACCACTACCTTGAGAACTTGCCATGGATTAAATCGGATACCTAAGCTTGTTCCTTCCAGAGACTCAGATACCCTCCATGACTCACTCTCAAGGCTTAAAGACTTTATTAATGCTTCTATTTCTTTCATATGCTTGACCTTCAAATAGGCATTCTTTACTTTCTCTTTTACATATTCTTTTAGCTCCTTTAATTCCTCTACGCTTAGCCTTTTTATAAGCTCCATATAATTCTTTGGCACTTTTTCTTTTAGCCCTAAGCCTTTTCTTGCTATCACATAGGCACTTGCTACATCCTTGCTTACCATATATTGTGGTGCATACTTTAACATGCCTATGATGGATGTGTAGGCTGGATTTACTTCTATCACTTCTATGCCATTCCTTTTTGCAAGTAGCTTTATCCTTTCTAATAGCTTTCTGTAAGCAAAGTTATGCCTTATCCTTCTTGAAAGCCTCCCAGAATAATCTCCTTTTTTTCCTTTGTCTTTTATCCTTAACTTCTCTATAACTATTGCCTTTCCTTTCTCTTTGGCTAAGCTTATAACTTTATGAGCGTATATCCATGTGTAGTAGTCTCTCTTATTGCTATTGCCACTTCCCAATTCTGGCATAGGTATTTCACCATAAGAAATAAGTCCGCCACGTTCATCCGTTTCTGTCCAAGCTATGTGGTTTGGATAGGCGTTTAGGTCTATGCCTATTACTCCATAAGCTTTGGTTATCTCTATCTGTGGATATTCTTCCTCTATGGTGAAGTAAGCATACACATTGCCATCTCTTAGCTTTAGCTCTACCGTATATGCTCTTCCAGAAAAGGCTATCTCTTTAATCTTCTCTATCCTATCCCCCGCACTTATCAAGGCATAAACACATTGCCTTTCTCCTGTGTTTATTCTAAGATAGGTCCTATCCTCTTTTACTTCTATCCTTGTGTTTTGGTTTCCTTTTGAGTGTTTTTGTCCTATGGAGTATAGATTGCCTTTTCTCCTCTCTTGGAATTGAATTTTTAACTTTTGGTAGTCTTTCCCGTTTATATGTCTTTTTTGCAATTTTCTAAAATTATCTCTTCCGCCAAATATAACCTTTTTTAAGCTTTCTCCTTTCTCTTTTCTTACTTTCATCAAGGTTTGTGCTTTAACAATGGCTGAGTGTGAATATCTTGCGTTTAGTCCAAACACATTTTGAATTAACTTTCTTAAAGTGTTGATATCCATGCTTTCTAAAAGTCTTTTGTAGGCATATCTCATAGCAGAAGACCATATTCTCATTAGGTTTAAGACCTTCTCTTTGTCTTGATAGTTTGAGAATAAAAGCTTAGTGCTTATGGTTATCATCTCTTTGTTATTTTAACATAACCGTAGGTAAAATGGATTTTTGAAACACCCTCAGGGGAAGGAAACACTCCCCCGTAGCCACCACTATCTTCCCATCTTTTCCAGAAAAAGCCAAAGCCTTACCCATAATATAGCACACACCCGCAAGCCAACAGGCTACAGCATCCAATTCATCTTGAGAGTAAGGCCTATCTTCCAGCTCAAAGGGTAAGCTTTTATACAGGCTAAGGATTGCATTTTTGTCTCTTCTGTCTATTCCCAAAAGGTCATACATGGCTCCAGGAAAGGTCTCCAAAACTTCTAAACCTTTTGACCTCAAAATACTCGCCAGCCTCATGCCTCTCTCTGTAAGCATCCTCATAGGTCCAAGGCTTATGGGAAAGAACCTGTATCCACTTTTCTTCAAAAGGCGGTCGCACTCCCTAAAATGAGGCCCCCTCTCTTCTATGCTCCTTCTTCCCTCTGGCAAAGACAGAGGAGCATCTATCATAACAAGCTTAAAGCCCTTTGAAATTTCCAGTATCTCCTCATCCGTGTATAGTGTGCCTACCACCAGTCTTTTATCCTTCAAAAAGGCATAGCCCGTTTTCCTCTTTGGACTTCCTGCAAGGTCAAGACCTAATACTCTCTCCCAGTCTTTCAAGGTAATCCCTTATCCCTTCCTCTAACCTATACCTTGGCTTGTAGCCCAAAAGCCTTTCCGCCTTTGATATATTAGCCTGAGTAAGCTTTTGGTAAAAGTCGTAGGGACAGTCAAAGTATTCCACCTCATAGCTTGTGCCAAGGTATCTGTTTAAAAGCTCCACAATTTCGTTAAAGCTCCTTGCCTCTCCTGTGGCTATGTTAAAAATACCTGAGACATCCTTTTCTAAAGCCAAAAGGTTTGCCTCAATAACATCCTCTATATAAACAAAGTCCCTCTTCTGCTCCCCCCATTTGAAAAGCCTTGGCCTTTTTCCTTCCTTCATCTGCCTGTATAGCTGGTATATCATGCTTGCAGTCTTTCCCTTATACTGCTCACCGGGCCCATAGACGTTAAAGTATCTAAAGCCTACCACCTGAATATGTTTGTTCTCTTCCATAAAAGACAAGGCTATGTGGTCCATCATGAGCTTGGAAAAGCCGTATACGTTCTCCGGTACCAAACCCTCTTCTTCCCTCATGGGAGGTTCTGTGTTTCCATAAACGCCTGCGGATGAGGCGTATATTAGCTTGGCATTCCAATAGAGGCAAGCGTTTAATATATACCTTAGGCTGTCCGTGTTTACTTTCAGCATATTCCATTGGTCCTGCACGGTGGTATCTGTTATGGCGCCTTTGTGAAAGACCACGTCAAAGGTAAAGTTATTTTTTAGCCATTCCCAAAGGCTGGAGTCTGAGAGGTCTCCCGTTATCACCTCTCCTTTGAAGCCCAAAAGGTTTTTAAAATGCCCAGAGGAGAAGTTGTCTAAAACATATACCTTTGCCCTTGGATAGCGCCTTTCAATAGCCTTTGCTAAGTTGGAACCTATAAAGCCTGCACCACCCGTTATCAAAACTCTCATCTTTTCTTACCCTTTTTCTTGGTAGGCTTTTCTTCCTTAAAGGTTAGCTTCTTTATCACATAAGTTTGGCCAAGGTTAAAAATGTTGTTGAGGGTCCAATATAGCACAAGGCCAGCTGGAAAGCTGGCAAAGAGAAAAGTAAAGAAGACAGAGCTTATAATCATTATG
Proteins encoded in this region:
- the selD gene encoding selenide, water dikinase SelD; translated protein: MGPADLENLIRGLDLYVDEHTLVGVGDDAGVYAYGGKVYVHTVDFITPILNDPYLWGAISTVNSLSDVYAMGCKPLNALAIVGFNNCDLDIGVLREVMKGCADKLKEAKTVLLGGHTIDDKEPKFGLAVMGVCEGGKYLTQEGAKPGDLLALTKPIGVGILTKAIKEGRLKEEDIRHAIDYMLMLNDKASLLTREFASACTDVTGFGLLGHAYNIARRSKVRLYIDFSKVPIYEESMRFVKEKVYPKGAMDNYNFVRDYLMVEGLESWELLVLSDPVTSGGLLFSFPRERLQDLEKKAQELGIKLWIIGGVEEGEGLRVYKG
- the leuA gene encoding 2-isopropylmalate synthase; this encodes MERVYIFDTTLRDGEQAPGFSMTTEEKLQMAHQLARLGVDVIEAGFAAASKGDFEAVNLIATEVKGPTICSLARALEKDIELAGEALRPAERKRIHTFIATSEIHMKYKLRMSPEEVLERAKRAVEFARKFTDDVEFSCEDATRSQRDFLYKVIETAIKAGATVINIPDTVGYAVPEEFARLIEDIRNNVPNIDKAIISVHCHDDLGMAVANSLMAVKHGARQVECTINGIGERAGNAALEEIVMALKVRKDFFGGLYTNINTKEIYKTSRLLCRITGSFVQPNKAVVGDNAFAHESGIHQHGVLANPLTYEIMSPEDVGFPSTRIVLGKHSGRHALKSKLKELGFEFSEEDLDRIFEKFKALADKKKEVYEEDIEALVYEEFMKHEEEEPIKVLHYQVQTGDKLLPTATVVLTFRGEERTATSTGNGPVDAIIKAIQKALNIEPKLLDFSIKALTPNTDAQAESRLVIELDGVKASGRGVDVDIIRASVNGFVDALNRALLRKSYIISKENLRREGTV
- a CDS encoding DUF429 domain-containing protein → MKDWERVLGLDLAGSPKRKTGYAFLKDKRLVVGTLYTDEEILEISKGFKLVMIDAPLSLPEGRRSIEERGPHFRECDRLLKKSGYRFFPISLGPMRMLTERGMRLASILRSKGLEVLETFPGAMYDLLGIDRRDKNAILSLYKSLPFELEDRPYSQDELDAVACWLAGVCYIMGKALAFSGKDGKIVVATGECFLPLRVFQKSILPTVMLK
- the rfaD gene encoding ADP-glyceromanno-heptose 6-epimerase, with product MRVLITGGAGFIGSNLAKAIERRYPRAKVYVLDNFSSGHFKNLLGFKGEVITGDLSDSSLWEWLKNNFTFDVVFHKGAITDTTVQDQWNMLKVNTDSLRYILNACLYWNAKLIYASSAGVYGNTEPPMREEEGLVPENVYGFSKLMMDHIALSFMEENKHIQVVGFRYFNVYGPGEQYKGKTASMIYQLYRQMKEGKRPRLFKWGEQKRDFVYIEDVIEANLLALEKDVSGIFNIATGEARSFNEIVELLNRYLGTSYEVEYFDCPYDFYQKLTQANISKAERLLGYKPRYRLEEGIRDYLERLGESIRS